The Coregonus clupeaformis isolate EN_2021a chromosome 26, ASM2061545v1, whole genome shotgun sequence genome window below encodes:
- the LOC121540534 gene encoding ladderlectin-like yields the protein MAMLTILLLLSAAFALGNALTLDEANAMVAFAADRARPCPKGWFQFNSRCFMFVETKRTWPDAERHCMFLGANLVSVQNTVKYLGANLASVHSSEESQFLQAVVLIKTGDFPLTWIGGYDAVQANVIKDRLWFWSDGSKFDHQSWAKDEPNNYNGAREPCIQMNFGGEHRWNDELCGKSYPSVCSIRTCSILQTIN from the exons ATGGCAATGTTGACCATTCTTCTGCTTCTCAGTGCTGCCTTTGCACTGGGCAATGCCTTAACTCTGGACGAAGCAA ATGCTATGGTGGCATTTGCAGCAGATAGAGCAAGGCCATGCCCCAAAGGCTGGTTCCAGTTTAATTCACGTTGCTTCATGTTTGTCGAGACTAAAAGGACATGGCCCGACGCAGAG CGCCACTGTATGTTCCTTGGAGCAAACCTGGTGTCTGTGCAGAACACTGTAAAGTACCTTGGAGCAAACCTGGCGTCTGTGCACAGCTCTGAGGAGTCCCAATTTCTACAGGCGGTGGTGTTAATCAAGACTGGCGATTTCCCTCTTACCTGGATTGGAGGATATGATGCTGTTCAGGCAAATGTGATAaag GACAGGCTGTGGTTCTGGAGTGACGGCTCCAAATTTGATCACCAGAGCTGGGCGAAAGATGAGCCCAATAACTATAACGGTGCCAGAGAGCCATGCATTCAGATGAACTTTGGAG GTGAACACCGCTGGAACGATGAATTATGTGGAAAGAGCTATCCCTCTGTGTGCTCCATAAGAACCTGTTCAATCCTTCAAACTATCAACTGA